In the genome of bacterium, one region contains:
- a CDS encoding DUF3576 domain-containing protein, with the protein MRTHHYAIRLLLTALLAGSTLSVVGCADKKIKKETNYPDDPDNIRKSRNGSLISEEGGFSLFGSGSKDDAQAAGAGGIPVNSFLWRGALDTLSFMPILSTDPFGGVIATDWYAPTTESTERFKLNVLILSATLRADGVRVTAFRQEKQPNGTWKDAPSNPKVAREFEDLILTRARELRVASEKK; encoded by the coding sequence ATGCGTACTCATCATTATGCCATCCGCTTGCTTCTGACGGCGCTGCTGGCGGGGTCCACCCTGTCCGTCGTTGGATGCGCCGACAAGAAAATCAAAAAAGAGACCAATTACCCGGACGACCCGGATAATATCCGCAAATCCCGCAACGGCTCGCTCATCAGCGAGGAGGGCGGGTTTTCGCTTTTCGGCAGCGGCTCCAAGGATGACGCCCAGGCCGCCGGTGCGGGGGGCATCCCCGTCAACAGCTTCCTCTGGCGCGGCGCGCTGGACACGCTCTCCTTCATGCCTATCCTTTCCACCGATCCCTTCGGCGGCGTGATCGCGACCGACTGGTACGCCCCCACCACCGAAAGCACCGAGCGCTTCAAGCTTAACGTGCTTATCCTTTCGGCCACGCTGCGTGCCGACGGCGTGCGGGTCACGGCCTTCCGCCAGGAAAAACAGCCAAACGGCACCTGGAAGGACGCCCCCTCCAACCCCAAAGTTGCGCGTGAATTCGAAGACCTCATCCTCACCCGCGCGCGTGAGCTGCGCGTGGCGTCGGAAAAGAAATAG